A genome region from Musa acuminata AAA Group cultivar baxijiao chromosome BXJ3-5, Cavendish_Baxijiao_AAA, whole genome shotgun sequence includes the following:
- the LOC135638735 gene encoding CBL-interacting serine/threonine-protein kinase 5-like — MGKEGEGAQKLVFGKYEMGRVLGKGTFAKVYYGREISSGESVAIKVIDKERVSREAGMMEQIQREIAVMRMVRHPNVVELREVMATRSRIFFVMEYVRGGELLARVARGRLPEDLARRYFHQLISAVDFCHSRGVYHRDLKPENLLLDGHGDLKVSDFGLSALPEQLRHDGLLHTQCGTPAYVAPEILRHRGYDGAKADLWSCGVILFALLSGYLPFQDESLTAMYCKVFKAEYRIPPWFSREARRLVSRLLVVDPEKRISITAVMQHPWFKKGPRRPAPIQIPPPPPKAPEEEEEDNPRTPRFYNAFELISSMSSGFNLSSLFESQRKAGTVFTSRSPASAIVERLEGVGRALGFGVQRTKSYKVKMEGKAEGRKGRLAVAAEVFEVAAGIAVVEFAKTSGDTLEYAKFCNEGVRPGLKDIVWTWQGDDTASVGGATNGDVSF; from the coding sequence ATGGGAAAGGAGGGGGAAGGGGCGCAGAAGCTGGTGTTCGGGAAGTACGAGATGGGGCGCGTGCTGGGAAAGGGCACGTTCGCGAAGGTGTACTACGGCCGCGAGATCAGCTCTGGCGAGAGCGTTGCCATCAAGGTGATCGACAAAGAGCGGGTAAGCAGGGAAGCCGGAATGATGGAGCAGATTCAGCGGGAGATCGCGGTGATGCGCATGGTCCGCCACCCCAATGTGGTGGAGCTTCGGGAGGTGATGGCCACCAGGTCGCGCATCTTCTTCGTCATGGAGTACGTCCGTGGCGGCGAGCTACTCGCCCGCGTCGCCCGTGGCCGCCTGCCTGAGGACCTGGCCCGCCGCTACTTCCATCAGCTTATCTCCGCCGTCGACTTCTGCCACAGCCGCGGTGTCTACCACCGCGACCTCAAGCCCGAGAACCTCCTACTCGACGGGCACGGCGACCTCAAGGTCTCCGATTTCGGCCTCTCAGCGCTCCCCGAGCAGCTCCGCCACGACGGCCTCCTCCACACCCAGTGCGGAACCCCCGCCTACGTCGCGCCGGAGATTCTTCGCCACCGCGGCTACGACGGCGCAAAGGCCGATCTCTGGTCCTGCGGCGTCATCCTTTTCGCCCTACTCTCTGGGTACCTCCCCTTCCAAGACGAGAGCTTGACGGCGATGTACTGCAAGGTGTTCAAGGCGGAGTACCGAATCCCGCCGTGGTTCTCCAGAGAAGCCCGCCGCCTCGTCTCCCGCCTCCTCGTCGTCGACCCCGAGAAGCGCATCTCCATCACGGCAGTAATGCAGCACCCGTGgttcaagaaagggcctcggcGCCCGGCTCCGATCCAAATCCCTCCGCCACCGCCAAAGGCgccagaggaagaggaggaggacaacCCAAGGACTCCGAGATTCTACAACGCGTTCGAGCTCATCTCCTCCATGTCCTCGGGCTTCAATCTCTCGAGCCTATTCGAGAGCCAGCGGAAGGCGGGGACGGTGTTCACATCGCGGTCGCCCGCGTCGGCGATCGTGGAGCGGCTGGAGGGAGTAGGGCGAGCCCTCGGGTTCGGCGTGCAGCGAACCAAGTCGTACAAGGTGAAGATGGAGGGGAAGGCGGAGGGGCGGAAGGGGCGGCTGGCAGTAGCCGCGGAGGTGTTCGAGGTGGCGGCGGGAATAGCAGTAGTTGAGTTTGCCAAGACTTCGGGGGACACCTTGGAGTACGCCAAGTTCTGCAACGAGGGCGTGCGGCCGGGGCTAAAAGACATCGTTTGGACGTGGCAGGGCGATGACACAGCCTCCGTCGGCGGCGCAACCAACGGCGACGTCTCCTTCTAA
- the LOC135638301 gene encoding serine/threonine-protein kinase VPS15-like, translating into MQSARGNERGKLEKVTVADHIQLVGDITSLLKDAENISRKTHSDVAQRKSTLISSNDSDAACTPFSKQFMHLKEQALGDSKGHKQKETIFLRKILKSDLDALMDEYDSQTDTYGMPSFPGSECKVSCEGMVLIASLVCSCIRSVKQPQLRRAGLILLKTSSSYIDDEDRLQHVLPYVIVMLSDPAAIVRCAALETLCDILPSVQDFPPSDAMIFPEYILPMLSMLPDDPEESVRICYASNISKIAMTAYRFLIRSEHISDGVPLDRSGLVQKSQSLPMESPRKKQGHKVDGQLVQLRKSIAEIVQELVMGAKQTPNIRRALLQDIGRLCYFFGQRHSNDLLLPILPAFLNDRDEQLRAVFYGQIIFVCFFVGQISVEEYLLPYIEQALSDEMEAVIVNALECLSMLCKSGFLQKRMLRGLIEKAFPLLCYPIQWVRRSAVTFIAASSESLGPVDSYVYLFPVLRSFFHREPTSLSSETSLLSCLKPPVSKTVYYQVVENARSPYMLERQRKIWYCRSSNSNQWETVEHTRKVAGDVKSIKSPVKRESNAQSGKYVNSITQNSPLPIIEDVAIRTGTPFQSTSGSVDIRDSLSSEKLQFSGFISAQITARNNYLCDGPGEGIPLYSVCVDKRTAGVSVGSESSMNWNPKGVAASCMPWLEPVNKQFGLSSSVPPKLVSSSFFNISNNVKQVQKPAQDPEARDSEQSAYVTSKFQDITVCDTLKGSSSMAGDDASQSDLGGLSALARASSIPDTEWKPRGVLVAHLQEHRSAVNDIAISNDHTFFISASDDSTVKIWDTRKLEKDISFRSRLTYSLDGSRALCATMLRGTAQVVLGASDGRVHLFSVDYISRGFGNVIERYSGVADIKKREVGEGAILSLLNCSSADSCISQTVLFSTQRCGVHLWDTRMNSEAWTFKAVPDEGYVSSLVMGQCGNWFVSGSSRGFLTLWDLRFLLPVNSWQYPTVCPVEKLCLLIPPANSSSTVTRPLVYVAAGHNEVSLWNAENGSCHQVLRVASGENEAETSNVTRALARPSSKQSSKPDGKRGTSSKYRTDELNEPAPRLQGIRSLLPLPGGDLLTGGTDLRIRYWDHSSPDHSYCVCGPSTKGVRNDEYYDIRSSFGIQVVQEMNKRPAASKLAQKALLSMAATDSAGCHRDSVLSLASAKLSQRLLISSSRDGAIKVWK; encoded by the exons ATGCAATCGGCAAGAGGGAATGAAAGAGGGAAGTTGGAGAAAGTCACAGTTGCTGACCATATACAGCTTGTTGGAGATATTACTTCACTTCTCAAGGATGCAGAAAACATAAGCCGTAAAACACATTCGGATGTAGCACAGAGAAAATCTACATTGATCTCCTCAAATGACTCTGACGCCGCCTGCACTCCATTTTCTAAACAATTTATGCATTTGAAAGAACAGGCTTTAGGTGATTCCAAAGGACATAAGCAGAAAGAAacaatttttttaagaaagatcCTTAAAAGTGACTTGGACGCTCTGATGGATGAATATGATAGCCAGACAGATACATATGGCATGCCGTCTTTTCCAGGGTCAGAGTGTAAAGTCAGCTGCGAAGGCATGGTCCTAATTGCATCTTTAGTTTGCTCATGCATAAGAAGTGTAAAGCAACCACAGCTGAGGAGGGCTGGTCTTATTTTACTAAAGACTTCTTCCTCATACATTGATGATGAAGATCGTTTGCAACATGTACTTCCATATGTTATTGTGATGCTCTCTGATCCAGCTGCAATTGTGCGTTGTGCTGCTCTTGAAACATTGTGTGACATTTTGCCTTCAGTCCAAGACTTTCCTCCGAGTGATGCAATGATATTTCCCGAGTATATTCTTCCAATGCTTTCCATGCTTCCTGATGATCCAGAAGAAAGTGTTAGGATATGTTATGCAAGTAACATTTCTAAGATTGCAATGACTGCTTATAGATTCTTGATTCGCTCCGAGCACATATCTGATGGAGTACCTCTTGATAGATCTGGTCTAGTTCAAAAATCGCAATCCCTTCCTATGGAATcaccaagaaagaagcaaggccATAAAGTTGATGGTCAGCTTGTGCAGTTGAGAAAATCCATAGCTGAAATTGTGCAGGAATTGGTAATGGGTGCAAAGCAAACTCCAAATATCCGTAGAGCTCTCCTGCAAGATATTGGTCGTCTTTGTTATTTCTTTGGGCAGAGGCATAGTAATGACTTGTTGTTGCCCATCCTACCAGCATTTCTTAATGATCGAGATGAGCAACTTCGAGCAGTTTTTTACGGGCAGATAATTTTTGTCTGCTTTTTTGTCGGTCAAATAAGTGTTGAGGAATACCTTTTGCCCTATATCGAACAGGCGTTGAGCGATGAAATGGAGGCTGTAATTGTGAATGCTTTAGAATGCTTATCCATGTTGTGCAAGAGTGGTTTTCTACAGAAAAGGATGCTTCGTGGGCTGATTGAGAAAGCTTTTCCTTTGTTATGTTATCCAATCCAATGGGTTAGAAGGTCAGCTGTCACTTTTATTGCTGCCAGCAGCGAGAGCTTAGGACCAGTAGATTCCTATGTTTATCTTTTTCCAGTTTTGCGCTCTTTCTTCCACAGAGAGCCAACTTCTTTATCTTCTGAGACATCCCTCCTTTCATGTCTGAAGCCTCCAGTCAGTAAGACGGTATACTATCAAGTTGTGGAGAATGCAAGGAGTCCTTACATGTTGGAAAGACAAAGAAAAATATGGTATTGCAGATCCTCCAATTCAAACCAGTGGGAAACTGTTGAACATACTAGGAAGGTAGCAGGTGATGTAAAATCTATTAAGAGTCCTGTCAAAAGAGAATCCAATGCACAAAGTGGCAAATATGTCAATAGTATTACACAGAATTCGCCTCTACCTATCATTGAAGATGTTGCCATAAGAACAGGGACTCCCTTCCAAAGTACCTCTGGTTCAGTGGACATAAGAGACTCTCTTTCATCTGAAAAATTGCAATTCTCTGGCTTCATCTCCgcgcaaatcacagcaagaaataATTATCTTTGTGATGGGCCTGGTGAAGGCATACCCTTGTATTCTGTTTGTGTGGATAAGCGCACAGCTGGAGTGTCTGTAGGTTCTGAATCTTCAATGAACTGGAATCCTAAAGGGGTTGCTGCTTCATGCATGCCTTGGCTGGAGCCTGTTAACAAGCAGTTTGGCTTATCAAGTTCAGTTCCTCCTAAACTTGTTTCAAGCTCTTTTTTTAACATCAGCAACAATGTCAAGCAAGTCCAAAAGCCAGCACAAGATCCAGAAGCCAGGGACTCTGAGCAATCTGCTTATGTGACCAGCAAGTTCCAGGATATTACTGTTTGTGACACTCTAAAGGGAAGCTCGTCTATGGCTGGAGATGATGCCTCACAGTCTGATTTAGGTGGGTTGTCTGCCTTAGCAAGAGCATCTTCAATTCCTGACACAGAATGGAAGCCTCGTGGAGTTCTTGTTGCACACCTCCAGGAGCACCGTTCTGCTGTGAATGATATAGCCATTTCAAATGACCACACCTTTTTCATAAGTGCATCAGATGATTCCACTGTTAAGATATGGGATACTAGAAAGTTGGAAAAGGACATCTCTTTTCGATCTAGGTTAACTTATTCTCTTGATGGTAGCCGGGCTTTATGTGCAACTATGCTTCGAGGCACTGCACaagtagttcttggtgcaagtgatGGAAGAGTTCACTTGTTTTCTGTGGATTATATATCTAGAGGGTTTGGTAATGTAATTGAAAGGTACTCGGGTGTTGCTGATATCAAGAAGAGAGAAGTTGGTGAAGGCGCGATTCTTAGCCTTCTAAACTGTTCTAGTGCAGATAGCTGCATAAGTCAGACTGTTTTGTTCAGCACCCAGCGTTGTGGGGTCCATCTTTGGGATACAAGGATGAACTCAGAAGCTTGGACATTCAAAGCTGTTCCTGATGAGGGATATGTCTCATCTCTCGTAATGGGTCAATGTGGGAATTGGTTTGTGTCGGGTTCTTCAAGGGGTTTTCTGACACTATGGGATCTCAGGTTCCTTTTGCCTGTTAACTCCTGGCAGTACCCCACTGTATGCCCTGTGGAAAAGTTATGCTTGCTAATTCCACCAGCCAATTCCTCGTCTACTGTCACAAGGCCGTTAGTTTATGTTGCTGCTGGGCATAATGAGGTCTCCCTCTGGAATGCAGAGAATGGAAGTTGCCATCAG GTGCTGAGAGTAGCTAGTGGTGAGAATGAAGCTGAAACATCCAATGTTACTCGAGCACTGGCAAGGCCTTCTAGCAAACAAAGTTCAAAACCAGATGGGAAACGTGGTACCAGTTCCAAATATAGGACTGATGAGTTGAATGAACCTGCCCCTCGTCTTCAGGGTATCCGCTCATTGCTTCCCTTACCTGGAGGAGACCTGTTAACTGGTGGAACAGACTTGAGGATACGATACTGGGATCATTCTAG TCCTGATCATAGTTACTGTGTATGCGGTCCATCAACAAAAGGTGTCAGGAATGATGAGTACTACGATATAAGGTCTAGCTTTGGCATACAAGTTGTTCAG GAGATGAACAAGAGGCCTGCTGCATCCAAGTTGGCCCAGAAGGCACTTCTCTCAATGGCAGCTACCGATTCTGCCGGGTGCCACCGCGACTCAGTGCTTTCATTAGCATCCGCCAAGTTGAGCCAAAGACTACTGATATCCAGTAGCAGAGATGGTGCAATCAAGGTCTGGAAATAA
- the LOC103983925 gene encoding probable CCR4-associated factor 1 homolog 7 has translation MSSILPKSETVEIREVWSDNLEAEFALIREIVDDFPYVAMDTEFPGIVCRPLGCFRTSSDFNYATLKANVDMLKLIQLGLTFSDELGNLPTCGTDRGCVWQFNFREFDMQLDVFATDSIELLRQSGIDFKKNNDKGIDAHRFGELLMSSGIVLNDSIYWVTFHSGYDFGYLLKVLTCQNLPDTQAGFFNLIRIYFPTVYDIKHLMKFCNSLHGGLNKLAELLDVERVGICHQAGSDSLLTSCAFRKLKESFFSGSTERYAGVLYGLSVENGQTAH, from the coding sequence ATGTCGTCGATCCTTCCCAAGAGCGAGACTGTCGAGATTCGCGAGGTGTGGAGCGACAACCTGGAGGCGGAGTTTGCCCTGATCCGCGAGATCGTGGATGATTTCCCCTACGTCGCCATGGACACGGAGTTCCCCGGCATCGTGTGCCGACCCTTGGGATGCTTCCGGACCAGTTCCGACTTTAACTATGCCACCCTCAAGGCCAACGTCGACATGCTTAAGCTGATCCAGCTCGGCCTCACCTTCTCCGACGAGCTCGGCAACCTCCCCACCTGCGGCACCGACCGCGGCTGCGTATGGCAATTCAACTTCCGCGAATTCGACATGCAGTTGGACGTCTTCGCGACAGACTCCATCGAGCTCCTCCGCCAGAGCGGCATCGACTTCAAGAAGAACAACGACAAAGGGATCGACGCCCACCGCTTCGGCGAGCTCCTCATGTCGTCGGGTATCGTGCTCAATGACTCCATCTACTGGGTCACCTTCCACAGCGGGTATGACTTCGGCTACCTTCTTAAGGTGCTCACTTGCCAGAACCTCCCCGACACCCAGGCCGGCTTCTTCAATCTCATCAGGATATACTTCCCGACCGTGTACGACATCAAGCATCTCATGAAGTTCTGCAACAGCCTCCATGGGGGGCTCAACAAGCTCGCCGAGCTGCTTGATGTTGAGAGGGTCGGGATCTGCCACCAGGCTGGTTCCGACAGCCTGCTCACGTCGTGTGCTTTCAGGAAGTTGAAAGAATCTTTCTTTAGTGGCTCTACTGAGAGATATGCAGGCGTGTTATATGGGCTGAGTGTTGAGAATGGACAGACTGCTCATTGA
- the LOC103983926 gene encoding uncharacterized protein LOC103983926, whose protein sequence is MGNVTSSVAARFAFFPPEPATYEVFREGGAEGRLCLSGLSPERNVAVHLVETKVGNRVVATFWRHPLARFTLLYSHGNAADLGQMLDLFFELRAHLRVNIMSYDYSGYGASTGKPSEFNTYYDIEAVYDCLKKEYGIKQEDLILYGQSVGSGPTLHLAARLQKLRGVVLHSAILSGIRVLYPVKLTFWFDIFKNIDKIRQVNCPVLVIHGTADDIVDWTHGKRLWELSKEKYDPLWIKGGGHCNLESYPQYIRHLRRFINAMEKLSVAKQTTQSSLPTSTITEVKHNKCLRFGKR, encoded by the exons ATGGGGAACGTGACGTCGTCGGTGGCGGCACGGTTTGCGTTCTTTCCGCCGGAGCCGGCTACGTACGAGGTGTTCCGGGAGGGGGGAGCGGAGGGGCGGCTGTGCCTGTCGGGATTGTCGCCGGAGAGGAACGTGGCGGTACACCTGGTAGAGACCAAGGTCGGGAACCGGGTGGTGGCCACCTTCTGGCGCCACCCCTTGGCCCGCTTCACCCTCCTTTACTCCCACGGCAATGCGGCTGACCTCGGCCAGATGCTCGACCTGTTCTTCGAGCTCCGCGCTCATCTCCGGGTCAACATCATGAG TTATGATTACTCAGGTTATGGAGCATCGACAGGGAAG CCATCTGAGTTCAACACGTACTATGACATAGAAGCAGTGTACGATTGTTTGAAGAAAGAGTATGGGATAAAACAAGAAGATCTCATTTTGTATGGCCAGTCTGTTGGTAGCGGACCGACGTTGCACCTGGCTGCACGATTACAGAAACTGCGAGGCGTTGTCCTCCATAGTGCAATCCTGTCAGGCATACGAGTCCTATATCCTGTGAAACTGACATTCTGGTTTGATATTTTCAAG AACATTGACAAAATTCGACAAGTAAACTGCCCAGTTCTCGTTATACAT GGAACTGCTGATGATATCGTCGACTGGACTCATGGGAAACGCTTGTGGGAATTATCCAAAGAGAAGTATGATCCATTATGGATCAAGGGAGGTGGTCACTGCAACTTAGAGTCGTATCCCCAATATATCCGGCACCTGCGCAGATTTATCAATGCAATGGAGAAACTTTCTGTCGCAAAACAGACGACGCAAAGCAGTCTGCCCACATCAACCATCACAGAGGTGAAACACAACAAGTGCTTGAGATTTGGCAAGCGATAG